In Chroicocephalus ridibundus unplaced genomic scaffold, bChrRid1.1 SCAFFOLD_610, whole genome shotgun sequence, the sequence GGGCTCTCGGGGTCGGAGTCGGGGCTCGGTGGCTCCTCGGGGCCCGGCCAGTCCTCGTCCATCAGGaacagccctgggggggggacacgggggggggtcAACGGGACACaaggggacgcgggggggggggggggggggggaagagcccCCTTagctccccacatccccccccccccccaatgtccccaaaggcccagtgtccccccccgtgtccccaccccccccaacgtCCCCCACCCCCAACGTCCCCAACGCCCCCCCagtggccccccccacccccaatgtcatctctgctccccccccccagtgtccccaaagccccccagtgtcccccaccccccccatgtcccccccaaccccaacgtcccccccaaccccaatgtccccaaccccccccgtgtcccccccctccccccaatggCCCcgccccccactgtcccccccaaccccatgtccccaacccccccaatgtccccaacacccccccagtggcccccccacccccaatgtcctctctgctcccccccccccacagtgtccccaaagccccccactgtcccccacccccccacgtccccgccccccccgctgtcccccccaaCCTcaatgtccccaacccccccaatgtccccaacgcCCCCCCCACTGGCCCCCactccccaatgtccccaacccccccgtgccccccccaacgcccccccacccccccaatgtccccaatgccCCCCCAGTGGCCCCCCCCCACGCCCAAtgtcctctctgctcccccccacagtgtccccaaagccccccagtgtcccccacccccccatgtccccccccaccccactgtccccaacccccccggtgtccccaaaccctccccgtgtccccccccacccccaatgtcctctctgctcccccccccagtgtccccaaagccccccacTGTCCCctaccccccccgtgtcccccccaaccccaacgtccccccacccccaaagcccccaacgcccccccagtgacccccattccccaatgtccccaacccccccgtgtcccgtcccccccccccggtgtcccctctgccccccccaccccacagtgTCCCaaagccccccagtgtccccacccccccgtggtcccccccaaccccaacgtccccccacccccaaagcccccaacacccccccagtggccccccctccccaatgtccccaaccccccaatgtcccccccccagtgtccccaaaaGCCCCCcagtgtccgtcccccccccccaacacccccccccacactcaccgctggCGTCGCTGGgcgcccccctccgccccgctcccctccccccctccgcccgccgcgttgggggaggggcggcggcggcggggggggggaggggcggcgggggggggcgggcggcggcggggggaggcggggtggggggggccccgGCCAGTGCCCGGTGGGCGGCTGCGATATCGGGGAGGAaccggcgggcggcggctcccAGCGGTCCGGGCCCGTGATGGGCGTAAGCgcggggcccccccggccccccccaggcCGTCAGCAGCACCACCTCCGCCCCCGTCGCCCCCCGGTAAccctccgccgccgccaccaGCGCGGCCCAGCGCTCCCGCTGCCCCTCGGCCATGGGGGCGGCCCACATtggaggggggcgggaggggggggacaccgggggggtccctggggggcgggggggaaccggggaggggggggggaggggggggggcggtacCGGGAACGGAGGAGCGGAGCGGCCTCTCAGCGCCCCGCCAAGATGGCGGGGGCGGAAGGGGCGGGGGCGGAAGGGGCGGGGGAGCGGAAGAGGGTGGGGAttggttggggagggagggggcggggttACAGAGGGAAGGGGCGGGGTTAGACAGGAGAGGCGGGGTTAGAGGGGAAGGGGATTGGCTGGAGACCAAGGGGGCGTGGTTAGAGGGGGAGAGGGCGTGGTCAGCGGAAGAGGCGCGCCCACAACGTGAAGGTGATTGGCTGgcgagggagggggcggggctagAGGGGAGGAGGCACGGTGAGGGAGCGAGGGGCGTGACCACAGAGGTCGGTGATtggctggagagggaaggggcgtGGCTAGAGGAGGAGGGGCGgggttgcagaggaaggggattGGTTGGTGAGTGAGGGGACGGGGTCAGAGCGGGAGGGGCGGGGTCCGAGAGGGAGGTGATTGGCTGCAGGTGGAGGAGGCGTGGCCAGGGAGAGGGCGCGGGGTTACAGAGCGAGGGGGCGGGGTTAGGGAAGGCGCGTTCCTATTGGCGGTCTGTCCGGTGGGGGCGTGGCCGGAAGGGGCGGGCGACGGCCGGAAGCGGAAGCGTCAGGCGGAGGATGGAggtggcggcgggcgggagggtgAGGCCGCGCCCGTGTGacaccacccccgcccccccgtgaCCTCCCCCCGCGACCCCGCCGTGACCCCGCCGTGACCCCGCTgacacctccccccccctccccagcggtgcccccccccccccgtgtgtgcCCCCCCCAGTGACGATGACaacggtgtccccaaccccgggcagggggtggcagcgACGTCACggcgtcccccccccctcccccccgtgACGTGGGTGTCCCCAAACCCGCGGGGGGGCTGTGACACCCCCCGGGGGCCGGTGACGCtggtgtccccccgtccccggtggaggggggacgggggggggggggggcagggttggggacagcgcgggtgacacgggggacggtgacaccggggagggggacggtgaCGCGGCTGGTGACGGGGTGGGGGCACCGTGGGTGACGCCGCCAGCGCCGGTGACTGCCTTGGTGGCAGCGGGGGTGGCAGTGCCGGTGACACGGTGGCATTGGGGACAGTGTTGGTGGCAGTGGGGGTGGCAGCGGGTGACACCGATGGTGGCAGCGGGTGACCCTGGGGGTGGCACTGCCGGTGGCGGTGACCCGGTGGCTGTGGGGGACGGCAGGGGTGGCAGTCGGTGAcactggtggtggcagtggggtgACGCGAGGGGTGACACCAGCATGACGGTGACCCGGTGGCTGCGGGGGACGGCGGGGGTGGCAGTCGGTGACACTGGTTGTGGCAGTAGGGTGACACGAGGGGTGACACCGGCATGACGGTGACGCGGTGGCTGTGGGGGACGGCGGGGGTGGCACGGGTGGCGGTGGCAGCGGGGGTGACACCGATGGTGACGCCGCTGGGGTCGGGGTGGTGGCGCGGATGGTGACAGCGGcagttgggggggggacacggcggggggcaGTGGCAGGGACAAGGAGGTGACTCCCCCGGTGGCAGTGACACAGAGGGCGCTGGCGGcagcgggggggacacaggcggTGACAATGATGGTGACACAGGGGTGGCAGCGccgctgggggggggagggggacagtgACACCTGGGGCGACACCACCGAGGAGGGcggcagggggggacacggggggtgggGACAGTGACACGGGGGGTGACAGTGACACAGGGGGTGGCCCGGGGGTGTTGGTGGCAGCGGGGGTGACAGAGGGGGtgacggtgacacagggggtggcCCCGGGGGGACAGTGACATGGGGGTGACGGTGACACGGGGGGGGCCAGTGGCAgtgggggtgacacgggggggtgACAGCGACACAGGGGTGACCCAGGAGGGACTGGTGACGGTGACACAAGGGGGGGCCCGGGGGTGTTGGTGGCAGTGGGGGTGACAGAGGGGGtgacggtgacacagggggtggcCCCGGGGTGACagtgacacggggggggggccAGTGGCAgcgggggtgacacgggggggtgACAGCGACACAGGGGTGACCCAGGAGGGACTGGTGCTGGTGACATGGGGGGTGACAGCGACACAGGGGGTGGCACACGGGTGGCGGTGACAGAGGGGGTGACGGTGACatggggggggcggcggtggcaggggggtgacaggggtgtccccgaaggtgctcctgggggtgatgggggggatgacagtgacaggggggtgacagagggtgacagtgacgggggtgacagggaggtgaCAAGGGGTGACAgtgggggaggtgacagggggtgacagcgGGTGTGACAAAAGGGTGACAACGATGAGGGGAGTGACAGAGGTGACAGAGGGTGACGGTGATAGGTGACGAGGGTGACAAAGGCGGGGGGGTGACACGAAGGTGACAGGGGGTGGCAGTgacaggggggtggtgggggggtgacagggggtgacaagGGGGTGACAACGATGAGGGGAGTGACAGAGGTGACAGAGGGTGACAGTGACAGGGGGGCGAtagggaggtgacagggggtgacaatAGCGGGGAGGTGACGGGGGGCAGTgacgggggtggcgggggggtgacagggggtgacgggggggtAACAGTGACGGGGGGGTGACAGGTGTGACAAGAGGGTGACGGGGTGACAATGATGAGGGGAGCGACGGAGGTGACGGAGGGTGACAGTGACGGGGGTGACGCGGTGGCAGTGACGGGGtgatggggggtgatgggggtgacgGGGGTGGCagtgacaggggggtgacaggaggtgacagggtgACGGGAGGGTGGCAGTGATGGGGGGGTGAtagggggtgatgggggggacaggggggtggcagtgatggggggggtgacaggaggtgacggggtgacaggaggtgacagtgatgggggggtgacaggaggtgacagggtgacaggaggtgacagggggtgccgggggggtgacagggggtgacggGGGGTGGCAGCgatgggggggtgacaggaggtgacaaggtgtgatgggggggtgacgggggggtgacagggggtgacaagggggtgacaggggggtggcagtgatggggggtgacaggaggtgacgggggggtgaggggggggtggcagtgatgggggggtgacaggagatgacagggggtgatgggggggtgactgacgggggggtgacagggtgacaggaggtgacagggggtgatggggggtgacaggaggtgacaggggatgccgggggggtgacagggggtgccGGGGCGTGACGGGGGGGATGGCAGCgatgggggggtgacaggaggtgacagggggtgacgggggggtggCAGCgatgggggggtgacaggaggtgatgggggggacaggggggtggcagtgatgagggggtgacaggaggtgacagggggtgacgcgggggtgacgggggggtggCAGCGacgggggggtgacaggaggtgatgggggggacagggggtgacagggggtgacgggggggtggCAACgatgggggggtgacgggggggtgccaggggggtgccagtgacaggggtgtccccccaggtgctgctggagctgccgggGGTCTCCATCCCCACCGGGctccaccccgcccccccccgcgaggggctgctgcagggacgGCTGCGCGTGCTGCAGGGGGTacgggggcactgggggcactgggagggactgggagggactgggaaggggtCTGGGGGCACTGAGAGGGACGGGGGGGAGGTCTGGGGGAGcctgggagggggtctgggggtactgggagggactgggggggactgggagggggtttgggggcactgggagggagtgggagggactgggagggggtctgggggtactgggagggactgggagggactgggagagggtctgggtggcactgggagggtCTGGGAGGGGGTccgggggcactgggagggactgggggggactgggagggggtttgggggcactgggagggagtgggagggactgggagagggtctggagggcactgggagggactgggggggactggtgggggactgggagggggtttgggggcactgggagggactgggggggactgggggagcctgggagggactgggagggggtgtggagggtactgggagggactgggggggactgggagggggtctgggggacactgggaggaaCTGAGAGAGGTactgggggaggctgggagggactgggagggggtgtggggagtactgggagggactgggagagggtctgggggcactggggggactgggagagggtctggggggcactgggagggactgggggggactgggagagggcttggggacactggggggaactgggggggactgCGAGGGAgtttgggggcactgggagtgactgggagggactgggagagggcGTGGAgcgtactgggagggactgggtgggactgggagggggtttgggggcactggggggactgggagggactgggagggggtttgggggcactggggggagtgggagggactgggagggggtttgggggcactgggagggactgggaggggtactgggggcactgggggggactggggggggacacgggggaagGTGCAAAGGTGATAGGAGAAGCTGTTTTACCatatactggtttatactggtttatactggtgTGCACTGGTTTTGCGCAGCCAAAGGACGTGGTGCTGGAGTGGGAACCTCTGGAAGAACTGTGGGACCCCCCCGATGACGCGGTgagtccccccccagccccccgggacccccaactgccccccagacccctaactgccccccatcccccccccgggacccccaagtttcccccctgctccccaactgcccccagggacccccaactgccccccccggggaccccaagtgcccccctgacccccaaccgcccccccccggccctcagctgccccccctgacccccaacttccacctctgggacccccagttgccccccaggcccccagctgcccccagagaCCACCATCTgctcccccccgggccccccaagtgcccccccagaccccaactgtccccccccgacccccaagtgcccccaggGACCACCATCTGctcccccctgggacccccaagtgcccccccagaccccaactgtgtccccccgacccccaactgccccccccgAGGCCCCCAAGTGCCCCCAGGGACCACCATCTgctcccccccgggccccccaagtgccccccccgaccccaactgtccccccccgacccccaactGCCCCCAGGGACCACCATCTGctgccccctgggacccccaagtgcccccccagaccccaactgtgtccccccgacccccaactgcccccccccaggcccccaacTGCCCCCAGGGACCACCATCTGctcccccccgggacccccaagtgcccccccagacccctaactgcacccccccccccaggacccccaagtttcccccctgctccccaactgcccccagggacccccaactGCCCCCTCCCAcgacccccaactgccccccccagggacccccaagtgcccccccgaccgccccccccccccaggcccccaacTGCCCCCAGAGACCACCATCTGctcccccccgggacccccaagtgcccccccagaccccaactgcccccccccgacccccaactgcccccccccgcccccattttgTCCCCCCCGCCCTtgttacccccccccccccgcattgtgcccccccctcaccccgttctgcccccccagccaccccccgaGGAGGAGCCCCCAGACCCCGGCTTCGAGCCCGACTGGGCGGTGCTgagccccccccgcgcccccccccggccccccggtactgcacagcggggggggggacacgcacacacgctgggggggggggcacggggggaccTACGGATATGGGGGGTGGGGAAaatgggggagtgggggggaaaaagggggctggggggggacacaggggggttggggggggctgttgagggacggggggggggccatggggcatttggggggagccggggggggacatggggggtttgagggggctggggggggggggggcatgggggatTGGGGGGGAACATGGGGGGGTACACgggggggtccatggggggtTTTTAGGGGGCACatggggggattgggggggggacatggtgggggggaGCAcatgggggttgggggggggctggggggtgcccccccaggggggatttgggggggggctgttgagggacatggaggggggggggacatggggcattttgggggagccgggggttttggggggccacgggggggcCAGGGGCAATTTGGGGGGGTCCaagagggatttggggggggccatagggggaatttgggggcctgggggggggggggggagggggcgggcagtGATggcccccccacaaccccccccaggctggcggggggggttccgcctggagctgggggaagtgggggggcTGCGGCGGAGCCCCCCCGGGTTGCACCGACCCTTCCTGGTGCTGCTGCCGCGGGGggggccctgccccccccccttgcATTTCCCACGGGGGGGGCCCCGAAAGCTGCTGCGGCTCTTGGGGACCCGCCTGCGCCCgtgagtttggggggggggggggggcatgcggggggggtgacacccatCGGCACCCCCAaacccgggggggggtccccaaagacatccctcctcccccccccccagtccctgaACCCCCCCGAGACCCTCCCGCCAGATtccaggggaccccccccccaaactcaagggccccccccccccccccccagtcccaggACCCTCCGaattccgcccccccccatccccgaatcccagttccccccccccaaaccagtttcccccatccccccccccaagtcccagcccccccccagttccccccccaaTCCCAGTTCCCCCCATTCCACCCCaatcccagccccccccaggtccccccccagcccccgttccccccacctcccccagtcccagccccccccagttcccccccccaaTCTCAGTTCTCCCAGTTTCCCCCCCCAATCCCAGTTTCTCCCAATGTCCCCCCAaatcccagcccccccccagttcctccccccgagtcccagttcccccagtttcccccccccaatcccagctccccccatgccccccccagacccagcctctcccatttcccccccccccccccaattccagTCCCCCCACTTTACCCCCCCCCAATCCCAGTTCCTcctaatccccccccccccccaatctccaTCATCCCCCACCCTggaccccccccgcccagttccccccctcccagtcccagtccccacagtttcccccagcccctcccaccagcgctgcccccccccccccccccaggagcccaCGGGACCCCCGGCTGCTGCTGGTGACCCCCCCCGAGGGGCCCgacccccccccgcaacccccgtCCCCCGGCCTCGTCACCGTgagtcaccccccaccccccccccaacgccgGGGCCCCtttgccggggaggggggaagtcccgggggggtcctggggtgggggggtcccaagggaggGGGTCCCAaaagggggtgtggggggatcCTGGGCGGGGGGGACCCGCGGGGGTCCTtctgggggggggatttttgggggggatgTCCTGAATCGGGGGGGTCTGAGggatgggggtgcgggggggatcccaaggtgggggggtcctgggggggtcccaagggtgggGGTCCCAAaggggggctcggggagggggggggtggtcctGAGGGGGGGGTCACGAGGTGGGGGATTTTAGGGGGGGTCCTGAAGTGGGGGGGCCCTGGggttgggggtcccggggggggtctctgggtgggggggtcccaaaGAGGGGTGTAGGGGGGTCCCGAGCATGGCGGGAcccagggggtcctgggggggggggtcacagggaggAGGattttggtgggggggggtctgagTTGGGGTAGTTTGGGGGGTGGGCGTTCCCAaaggggggtgcgggggggtcctgggcgtgggggggggcccgggggggtcctggtggggggCTCAGGTGGGTCCCAAagttgggggtcccgggggggggtcccaacgGGAGGTGGTTCcgaggtggggggcggggggggggggtgtctcaatGTGGGTCctatgtgtgtcccccccccccgcccccccagcggCTGCTGCAGGGTCCCTACGCCGCCACCTTGGGGGGGCTGAGCCgcctggtgggggggggcagaggccacgccccccccccctgCGCGCGGGGGGCGGAGCCAGAGCTGGAGCCGGAGCCACCCTTTGAGGTCATCGCCTGCGTGagtgggcggggcctggggcggagggggcggggcctggcatGGGTGGagtgggcggggcctggggcgggggtgCGGAtagagggggcggggcctggggcggaGGGGGCGGAGCTTGGACggaggaggggcggggcctgTGTGAAGGGGGCTGGGCTAGGGGGCAGGGTGTCACGGGGTGGGCGGAGCTTATGCAGGGGGGCGGGGCCTGAGTGGGGGCGGAGcttgggagggggcggggcttgtgttttggtgggaGAGTATGGAGGGGTGGGGCTTGGGAAGGGGGCGGGGTCTGGGAAGGGGGCGGGGTCTGATTAGCCCCGCCCCCCCTCCAGGTGAGGCTggggccccgcccctcccccccgcgGGGACCGCCGGTGACGTCAGAGGAGTGGGGGCGGAGCCACGACGCCGAGGGGCGGAGCCTGGACCCGGAAGGGCTGCGGCAACGCCTTTTCCGGGGGGTGAGGAGGGGCGGggctttgcgggggggggggggggcgggggcagagggTCCAAAATGGGCGTGGTCAAGCGGTGGGTGGGGCTACAGGGGCGTTGGAGCCTGGTGAGGGGTGTGGCCAATAATGGGCCGGGAGTGTGAAGTGGGTGGGGTTAAGGGGCGGGGCTTAGAAGGGTGTGGTCGCCGTGTGGACGGGGCCAatgaagtgggggggggggcctgaGGGGGGGCCCACACACGACGCCCTGAAGGGGCGGGGCCTCTTGGGGGCGGGTGTTCCCTTAAAAGGATTGGCTTCACCTCTAAAGGGGCGGGGCCTGCTGGAAAAGGGGCGGGGTCTCTTACGAGAGAGGCGGGGCCGCCCCAATCCCTCTTAAAGGGGCGGGGCTTGTTGGTGAAGGGGCGGGGTCTCCCCAAGGGGGCGTGTCATACCTTTAAGGGGCGGGGCATTCTCTAAAAGGGGCGGGGCGTCCTCCCAAGGGGGCGTGGCTCCACTGAAGGTGCAGGGGCACTTCTTAAAAGGGCGGGGGCTGCTCGAAAAGGGGGCGGGGCCCGCTCGAAAAGGGGGCGGGGCCCGCAGGGGTGGGCGGGGCTTGTGCGGGACGGGGGGGCGTGTCCTGAGGTGGCCCCGCCCCAGGGGCTGAGCCCCGAGGTGCGGCCCGAGGGCTGGCggcggctgctggggctgctgccgtgGGGGGGGGCGGCCTCCGACCCCCCCGAGCGCGActggaggtgaggggggggaggggggggggttttCAGTGGGGTCTTGGGGGGGCTCCGAAGcggtttcgggggggggggctctggggcggatttggggggctgtggggggaggtATTGAGGGCgcgggggggtgtcacagcgGGGtatg encodes:
- the LOC134509409 gene encoding TBC1 domain family member 17-like isoform X4 → MEVAAGGRVLLELPGVSIPTGLHPAPPREGLLQGRLRVLQGPKDVVLEWEPLEELWDPPDDAPPPEEEPPDPGFEPDWAVLSPPRAPPRPPGWRGGFRLELGEVGGLRRSPPGLHRPFLVLLPRGGPCPPPLHFPRGGPRKLLRLLGTRLRPSPRDPRLLLVTPPEGPDPPPQPPSPGLVTRLLQGPYAATLGGLSRLVGGGRGHAPPPCARGAEPELEPEPPFEVIACVRLGPRPSPPRGPPVTSEEWGRSHDAEGRSLDPEGLRQRLFRGGAEPRGAARGLAAAAGAAAVGGGGLRPPRARLEWVSLSPGQQRRNSPFRRYRRRLERDLARCHPHAPAAERRLLRDVLLTHCMFHFDLGYVRGMSEVLGPLLSVAPDEVEAFWGFSRLMELVGSNFGPGREGLKRQLGQLGQLVRVVDPELYPRLEAEGTRGCCRRWLQLRFQPPLGLQGTLRLWEVLWTGLPCPNFHLLLVCALLEMAGDGGDVGDIGDTGDVGDTGDIGDIGDIGDTGEDWDTDSDEDSDDWDEPPPGRRPALEAGEVLTRAEGLFLQLAAAPDLPPALQELLGLGGPPPSPPPGPPPELPQPPSAGDPPPAP
- the LOC134509409 gene encoding basic proline-rich protein-like isoform X5 — encoded protein: MEVAAGGRVLLELPGVSIPTGLHPAPPREGLLQGRLRVLQGPKDVVLEWEPLEELWDPPDDAPPPEEEPPDPGFEPDWAVLSPPRAPPRPPGWRGGFRLELGEVGGLRRSPPGLHRPFLVLLPRGGPCPPPLHFPRGGPRKLLRLLGTRLRPSPRDPRLLLVTPPEGPDPPPQPPSPGLVTRLLQGPYAATLGGLSRLVGGGRGHAPPPCARGAEPELEPEPPFEVIACVRLGPRPSPPRGPPVTSEEWGRSHDAEGRSLDPEGLRQRLFRGGAEPRGAARGLAAAAGAAAVGGGGLRPPRARLEGRLFPHEAAVGVAQPRAAAQEQPLPPLPPPPGAGPGPVSPPRPRGRAAAAARRAADPLHVPLRPGVRAGDERGAGAPPQRRPRRGRSLLGLLPPHGAGGKQFRAGPGGAEAATGATGATGASGGPRALPPPGGRGHPRVLPPLAPAALPAPPGTAGDTAPLGGAVDGAALPQLPPAAGLRPPGDGGGRGGRWGHRGHRRRGGHRGHWGHWRHWGHR
- the LOC134509409 gene encoding TBC1 domain family member 17-like isoform X3; translated protein: MEVAAGGRVLLELPGVSIPTGLHPAPPREGLLQGRLRVLQGPKDVVLEWEPLEELWDPPDDAPPPEEEPPDPGFEPDWAVLSPPRAPPRPPGWRGGFRLELGEVGGLRRSPPGLHRPFLVLLPRGGPCPPPLHFPRGGPRKLLRLLGTRLRPSPRDPRLLLVTPPEGPDPPPQPPSPGLVTRLLQGPYAATLGGLSRLVGGGRGHAPPPCARGAEPELEPEPPFEVIACVRLGPRPSPPRGPPVTSEEWGRSHDAEGRSLDPEGLRQRLFRGGAEPRGAARGLAAAAGAAAVGGGGLRPPRARLELQWVSLSPGQQRRNSPFRRYRRRLERDLARCHPHAPAAERRLLRDVLLTHCMFHFDLGYVRGMSEVLGPLLSVAPDEVEAFWGFSRLMELVGSNFGPGREGLKRQLGQLGQLVRVVDPELYPRLEAEGTRGCCRRWLQLRFQPPLGLQGTLRLWEVLWTGLPCPNFHLLLVCALLEMAGDGGDVGDIGDTGDVGDTGDIGDIGDIGDTGEDWDTDSDEDSDDWDEPPPGRRPALEAGEVLTRAEGLFLQLAAAPDLPPALQELLGLGGPPPSPPPGPPPELPQPPSAGDPPPAP
- the LOC134509409 gene encoding TBC1 domain family member 17-like isoform X1, coding for MEVAAGGRVLLELPGVSIPTGLHPAPPREGLLQGRLRVLQGPKDVVLEWEPLEELWDPPDDAPPPEEEPPDPGFEPDWAVLSPPRAPPRPPGWRGGFRLELGEVGGLRRSPPGLHRPFLVLLPRGGPCPPPLHFPRGGPRKLLRLLGTRLRPSPRDPRLLLVTPPEGPDPPPQPPSPGLVTRLLQGPYAATLGGLSRLVGGGRGHAPPPCARGAEPELEPEPPFEVIACVRLGPRPSPPRGPPVTSEEWGRSHDAEGRSLDPEGLRQRLFRGGLSPEVRPEGWRRLLGLLPWGGAASDPPERDWRADYFRMKLQWVSLSPGQQRRNSPFRRYRRRLERDLARCHPHAPAAERRLLRDVLLTHCMFHFDLGYVRGMSEVLGPLLSVAPDEVEAFWGFSRLMELVGSNFGPGREGLKRQLGQLGQLVRVVDPELYPRLEAEGTRGCCRRWLQLRFQPPLGLQGTLRLWEVLWTGLPCPNFHLLLVCALLEMAGDGGDVGDIGDTGDVGDTGDIGDIGDIGDTGEDWDTDSDEDSDDWDEPPPGRRPALEAGEVLTRAEGLFLQLAAAPDLPPALQELLGLGGPPPSPPPGPPPELPQPPSAGDPPPAP